TACAGTTTCATTAGTTTCACCAAAATACTGCCGCCGTTCAGAATGACCTATAAGCGTGTGGGTACACCCTACATCCTTTATCATCTGAGGTGACACTTGACCGGTAAACGCACCTTCTTTTTCCCAGTAAACATCCTGTGCGCCGATCATAACATTACTTCCCTTGGTGACCTTTACGGCTTCCACTAACGACGTATAGACCGGGCAGATAACGATCTCGGCATCTTTAACATCCGCAACTTTTGCTTTAAAATCATTGAGCATAGCTGCTGCTTCACTCACTGTTTTGTACATCTTCCAATTTCCGGCAATTAACGGTTTACGCATATTTTTCCCTTTCTACAACACTCCTATCCCTGCCTTTATACTATAAAGAACCAAAATAATACCTATGTATCGACAACACAACACATCCCGTTTAACACAACAACTACGGGCATGATCCAATAACAATTGCAGGCCCCTGGGCATATTTTACCCAATTCATACATTTTTAAGGACCAATATACTTATATTATAAATAAAAATACAAGTAAAAGACAATAAGATAAACAAAAGAAGGAGGAGACGCTAATCCTTTATTTCGACACTGCTTATACCCATTATGACCTCAACTTCGGCCAACATACACCTTGCATCAACCATAGTTTTATCCAACCCCAGTGTTATTGACAAATTTTCCCTGGCTTTACGGTAATCACCCCGTTCCATATCCCTAACTGCTGTTCTATAATACTTCTCTGCGCGGTTTTTATTAGTTTTGTCCATGGCATGATAGTTTGCAAGATCTATGTATAAAGAAACGCTAGGGACACGGGACTGGAGTTTACGAAAAATCTTAGTTGCTACGACAATATCATCTTCGAGATAATACTTCACAGCTTTTTCGAACTCTGCTTTATCACCGTCATCTTCAATACTTTCGTCGATAAACCTCTTCAACTGCGAATTGATTTCCTTATAAACATCCTCTGCTTCCTGATGCTCCGGATTGATCACTAACGCGCGTTTTGCTTCGTATAACGCTTCCAATAAATTTCCCCGGGAAAGAAACGCTAATGCGCGTTTACAAAACTCATCCGGCAGTACCATCAATACTTCTTCCCGTTTCTTCTGTATCTCATCTATTTTCAACTTTAACCCTTCGACATCACTATTTTGCGGGCACGCGCTCATACACGCTTCCAGTAACTGGTTAGCTTTTTCATAATCCCGGTTTCTATACGCCTTTTTTGCATCCTTAAAATCTTCCAGTGCTCGTCCACTGAGCTTACTATCCCGTTTAACAAACTCTTTCCTCGTTTTTTCATATAACTCCGCTAACTTCGCATTCTTCCAAGCTTGTAACGGTAATTTTTTCATATCGTAATTATATCCGAGCCCGGAATTAAGCATACTTCTCAACACCACCTGAGCAGCATCTCTCTTTCCACTGTCTACAAACATCATAGCTTTTAAAAAATACGCTTTGATTTTCAGTTCCATCCCAACCGCCGGTGAAGAAATGATTTTATCAAGCTCACGCAACCCTTCTTCCGATTTACTCTTAGCAATAAACTCCACTGCCTGTTTAAGTGTTTGATCACCGGGTTCCGCGTGAATGTTTATACCCGAAAAAACAGTAACTATGAATGATATAAAAACAATAAAATACTTTACTTTGTTCATGAACACTACTCTCACCTTATTACTGCTCAACTATGTTGGCAGTAATAAATATTGTTAATTCCGTCCGCCCGGTTTCCTTACTATATTTTTGAAAAAGATACCCGATATACGGAATATCGCCCAGCAACGGCACTTTATACTGAGTCTTTGACTCTGTCACTCGTATCAATCCGCCGATAACCGCGGTCTCACGGTTCTTCAGCATAAACGTTGTTGCTACCTTGCTGGTATTAATGATTGGCACATTTCCCAGTGACTCGCCGGTACGAAAACTTTGTTCAGGTGTAACATTCAATACTATTGTACCATCCCGGTTTATCTGCGGTTTCACACGCAACTTTATTCCTATTTCCTTAAACTGCGTGGAAACCATTGTTTTCCCGTCTTCAGTCTGAGTTTTTTCTTCATAGGGCACTTCATCCACAATATGTATCGTCGCTTCTTCGTTGTTTAAAACCAGCAGTTTCGGGTTACTCAACACATTCGCCCCGCCATTCATCTTCATCGCTTCGATCAACGCATCAACGTTGTATCCATCCTGTATAATATTGAACTTAAACTTCGCGCTTGCGGACAACCCCGGTGTAAATGTCTGCTGATAAGTCCCATCCGGAGTGATAGCAGCAGGCAGGAGGTCGTAGTTCTGCCCTAACCCGCTCAAAATCTTCCTCCGTTCAAACTCCAACGGATTCTGCACAAAAGTACCCATGCGGTAAAGATTGGAAATATCAATACCCCATTTCATTGCAGTATCGGTTTTTACATCAACAATTTTTGCTTCCAGCAACACCTGCATAGTCGGGATATCAACCATTTTTAATAACGCGCCTATCTTATCAATATTATCCGACATATCGTTAACGATAAGACAGTTTGTCCGCTCATCCGCGCTCATAGTTCCTCCGCGGGTAAGTTTTGGCGTTAATACAGCAACCAAATCCTTTGCCGATGCGTAATTCAGGAAAAAGGTTTGTGATACCGTTGTTACAGTTCCCTCCGCCTTACTTTTAATAATATAAATATCTGTGCTAGGCTGTTTAACATAATACAAATCATAAATATCAAGCAGCGCGTCAAGCGCCTCGTCTATAGTGACATTCTTTAGGTTAATAATAACTTCTTTTCTTGAAAGCTGCGCATCGGTAATAAACTTTCGGTTACCTTTTGCACTTAATACATCAAGCACAGTTCCGAGCATTACTGATGAATTAAACCCCAGCGTAATTTTTTCTTCAGCCGCATAACTCATAGGTAAGCACATCATTATCCCTAATAATACAGCTAACGCTTTTTTCACGGTTAGTTTCTCCTTATTTAAGTTCTATCTCAAACACTTCTCCATCCCACTCACACAATATTGCCTTATCAAGTATTTTATGAATCTTCACACCCTTAACCATATCGCCTTCTTTTAATGTTACATCATTCACTACAGCCAATGGTTTCACGGGATCCCAGATAATACCCTGTAACGACAAACTAGGCTTCTGCGGGCTTGATTTCTGCTGTTGCTTCCTTTGCTGTGACGCAACCGCATAAATTGTATTAGCAAAATACAGCGGATCTTTAACCGCATAAAATTTTTGTACCTGCTCACTTTGTCTTTTTACAATAGTATCTTTTGTTTTACTAATAACTTCCCGTAAAGTATTAACATTACTCAAATCAACGCTATTCACTACATCGGCGTTTGCAGCAGCATTCGTTGACAACATTATTGTAAACGCATTCAGTACAACACCATGCTTTTTATTTTCTTTCCCGCTTTCAATAACCAACCTGTTTATACCCCAGAAATACTGGTTTTTTTCAAGTAAACTTATGAAATCACCTATCTGCTGATAATTAGCGTCGAACGCCAACTCCCATGTTTTTATATCAGGATTCACCTGATTTATTGGATTATTCGGGTCAACCATTACATCAGGCACCAGCGGGTTGATCCTGTTCAACTTAATCCCTGCCTGTTTGCAGAGAACACCCATTTCCTTTAAAAACACAGACTCTATCTTTTCATCCGGAATAAGGTAACTCCTGAACTTATCAACAATACGCTGAATTTCACCTTGTTCATTTTTAATTGATTCAGAATCTTGTTCCAGATATAATGATTTATAAATCTGTAGATCACTATCCTTAACCTTGATTTTTCTCTGCAGGTCATCAAGTTTTTTCCCTGCAGGGTTAAGAATTATTATTACAACTAACAGTATTACAACAAGGTATGACCCGGCAATAATCCCTATAGTTTTCAACCACTTTATTTGGAACTGATTAAAATTCATACCATACCGCCATTATTCTCCAAGTGGCACCGATATCCTGAACAATTTAGCATTATCTTTCAACACAATTTCTTCCTGCGATTCAAGCTTAACCCCGGGTTTGAAATACTTACTTTTTTCTAATGAATCCATATACTGTTTAACCTGGCTCAACTCTTCACCATCCTTTGAACTTACCGCAACTTCTAACAACATATTCTTACTCTGTTTTTCAAACGAAATTTTTAATATACACATTTTTTGAGGAAGCAATAACCCGAGTTCCTGTATTCTGCCCGCCAGAACAATCCGTTCGTTCAAAACTTTTTCCACGTTTTGCAGCTGCTGCGCCTGTTTTGACCAGGTGGAAATAAGCTCCCCGATATTAAGATTACTTTCGTAATCCTTAATCTTGGTTTCAATCACATTCCTTTTCTTTTCACACGCAACCAGCTGGATATTTAATGATATAAACTGGTATATCACCACAAGCAAAATCGATACACCTACCGCCATCACAATCTGTGTATACCAAAACAACTGTTTTTTTACATCCGGCGACATTATCTCGTCACGGATAAGATTTATGTTATACATACATTACTTTTCCCGCAGCGCCAGCCCGAATGCTATGCTTATGAATGACGCTAATTCTCTATTCCACTTACCTTCCAGCCTGAGCAACGATTGCCAGCGGTTAACCCTCATATGCAACGCTTCTGAAAGCAGCATATCCAAACCTTCCATATTAGCAGTCCCGCCGGTCATAAGGATTTTGTCTACACTTTTAACAATTTTCTGTGTTGTACAATACTCTATAGCCCGGTAAACAGCTTCTACCAGGTCAGCGGTACTGTTTTTCAAAACACTCCTCATATCCAACGCGTTTTTACTCCATAAAGGCGGCTGTTCCTTTATACTTTCCGCTTTCTCATAAGTAATCTTTAACTGTTTCTGTACCTCAGCCGTAATATTTTTACCGCCAAAATTAGTATTTTTTGAGAATCCCAGGTTACCCCGGTCCAATACAATAATATTCGTCTGGCTATGCCCGACGTTCAGTAGTAACACTGACTGTTTTTTACATTCCGGCGCAACGGCAAACAAACTGTTTGCCAACGCCAAATTATCCACGTCTACAATTGCCAGGTTCAAATTCGCAGCCTTAACAATTTCTTTCTGCCTTTCAACCAACTGTTTTGGTGCACCGATGAACAACACTTCAATTTTTTTACCATCCGGCTTTCCTAACACCTGGCAGTCTATTTTCATAGTATCCAACGGCACAAAAGTTACCTGTGCAGCTTCAAGCTTAACCGCTTCTACCACCTCGTTATCCGGCAATGCGGGAATAAGAAATTTACGGACAAGTACTTGTCCGCCGCCAATGGAGACTGCTACATCTTTTGTAACAAACCTGTCGGACTTCAACATTTTCTTAATTGCATTAATAATCACATTATCGAGTTTTTCGGGTTCAAGATTAACCGGGAGCTCATACATAACAGCCGCAAGGATGCGATACTCATCCCCAACTTTTTGCGCCTGGCACATCTTTATGTACCTCGATCCAATGTCAATACCTATCATACAATAATTAAATCCTTTTCATCGGTTCTTCCCACCACACAAACGGTTTTACTTCAAAATACCGCGGGAAATACGGTGGTTGCCTATTAAGCACACGTTTGTCATACACAAAATTTTTTTTGTACCCAGTCTTTAAATCTGACGCGTACGACGATGCATACGCCTGGCCGACACAACTTCTTACACCCTGTATCAACCCTCCTAAGATATCTATTTCACCCTTAATCCCGACATATCCTGCTGTAGGATTAGTCGGCGGTTTAAACTTTGTATCCCACCCATCAGCCCAAAAACTTTTGTAAGTCATCATTATCGCTTGAATAGCCACCTGATTTTCCGATACCGGAACATTTACAATAATATCATTACTCGCAACTAAACCCAGCATTCCTTCGCTACTCAACGTGTTTGTATCAACATTAATACTACCGGTAACAAACATTTTACCATTAGCCGCTGAAGAACCGGAAGACACTATTGTCAAATACCTCTGAAGTTTCGTCACTTCTCCAGAAATGTTTTTATTACTCTTTATCGTAACATTACCGGTTACAAACACTAACGCCGCGCTAGTACTAGCCTCTGATGGTATAGGCCATGACGCACCGTTATGCGTTAAGTAAGTATTATACAAAACAATATTCTGATCCCCAACAAGAACCAGCCCACTTTTTGTCTGCGCAACACTTTTTAACCGTGCCAGGTTCCAGTCTTTAAACATATTTATACGGTCAACTTTTGGGTATAAACCCGATGGCAGATTAAGCGGATCACCGGTCCCGCCATCTGTCCTGCTTTGTTTACAATTAAAATAAAATATATCCGATGACGTGGACACCTCATACCGTCCAGTCAACAAGTTCTTACTGAACTGCGGCTGCCCGCAGATACTTAATTCGTCATTAGAATGTACCGGCCCGCTAAAAATATCCGCTGTAGTTGTCCAAATTCTATCCTTCCAGTTATTTCCCAGATGTGTCGCCCCGCCGGGATACTCCATATCACTAAAAAACGCGAACCTCGCAAAATTAACAATTTTTATCCTGGCTTTAATAACTTTAATAACATTACCCACCGAACCGGATGAGGTTACCACATACAGTTTTTCCACTTTCCCTGAATTCCCGCTGTCGGGCACAATTGACACGCTATACTTTCCTTGTGCCGCAGCCGGGATGGGTTCGAATATAACCTCGCCGTTAAAAGGATTAATTTCACCCGCAACCTTCTGATCCTGAGACAAACACTGTAACCACGACTTAGCGCGTTCAAACCCTGCTTCCGCAACGTATAAAGCACGGTAACGCTGAACTTCATCCTGCACAAATATTCGTTCATTACTGGACATATAAAGAAACGCCAATCCCGTAAGTGAAAGTATCACATTAAATATTATTACCAGAATTAATACTACGCCTTTGTTATTTTTCACAAAACCATACATACCTACGTAAATTTATTCCTAAACTGAACCACAAAACTTGTGTTTAAACTCACCGCACCGCCGCTGCTCATATCTGTTACCTTCCTCTGTGTGAAATTAACCTGAGCGCAATCAGACCCCGGCATGAGTACAAACTGCAACGTTACCACGTCTTGCAGCAAGATCAGCGTACTTCCCGTAGCTACTGAATATAACTCAATATTTGTACCGTTTTGCCTGATAGTTTCGGTATCACCGTATATTGTCCATACCCGTATCGCACTTGCGGGAGTACCCACATATACCGACGTTGCTTTTCGTAACTCACGTTCAATCATCAACCTACAGTACCGCGAGTCAGCATCCTGGTTAATAGTTCCTCTCCCTTTTTGCCAAGAAAGCTGTGTCTGTATCAATATCATACCGATACTAAAAACAATAAATGAACTGATAACTATTGTTATCAGCAATTCTATCAACGTAAACCCTGACTCGCGCGCGTATACTTTATTCATCTACCCTCGTCAAAACTTAGCTTTTAATGTGTTCAAACTAACACTTTTTGTTATACTACCATTAGCGGTCCAGGTCACTGTCACCGACAAAACCCTATACTCATCATTTTCCGTCCCTATCTTAACCCGTGAACTAAACTGCCGGCTGAAAGTAACGCCATAACTACTATGCGTAGTATTACTTGAAACAGGAATACCTGTATAATCTAACGACCGCATATACTCCAGG
This genomic window from Elusimicrobiota bacterium contains:
- a CDS encoding secretin N-terminal domain-containing protein; the encoded protein is MKKALAVLLGIMMCLPMSYAAEEKITLGFNSSVMLGTVLDVLSAKGNRKFITDAQLSRKEVIINLKNVTIDEALDALLDIYDLYYVKQPSTDIYIIKSKAEGTVTTVSQTFFLNYASAKDLVAVLTPKLTRGGTMSADERTNCLIVNDMSDNIDKIGALLKMVDIPTMQVLLEAKIVDVKTDTAMKWGIDISNLYRMGTFVQNPLEFERRKILSGLGQNYDLLPAAITPDGTYQQTFTPGLSASAKFKFNIIQDGYNVDALIEAMKMNGGANVLSNPKLLVLNNEEATIHIVDEVPYEEKTQTEDGKTMVSTQFKEIGIKLRVKPQINRDGTIVLNVTPEQSFRTGESLGNVPIINTSKVATTFMLKNRETAVIGGLIRVTESKTQYKVPLLGDIPYIGYLFQKYSKETGRTELTIFITANIVEQ
- the pilM gene encoding type IV pilus assembly protein PilM, producing the protein MIGIDIGSRYIKMCQAQKVGDEYRILAAVMYELPVNLEPEKLDNVIINAIKKMLKSDRFVTKDVAVSIGGGQVLVRKFLIPALPDNEVVEAVKLEAAQVTFVPLDTMKIDCQVLGKPDGKKIEVLFIGAPKQLVERQKEIVKAANLNLAIVDVDNLALANSLFAVAPECKKQSVLLLNVGHSQTNIIVLDRGNLGFSKNTNFGGKNITAEVQKQLKITYEKAESIKEQPPLWSKNALDMRSVLKNSTADLVEAVYRAIEYCTTQKIVKSVDKILMTGGTANMEGLDMLLSEALHMRVNRWQSLLRLEGKWNRELASFISIAFGLALREK
- a CDS encoding pilus assembly PilX N-terminal domain-containing protein, which translates into the protein MKNNKGVVLILVIIFNVILSLTGLAFLYMSSNERIFVQDEVQRYRALYVAEAGFERAKSWLQCLSQDQKVAGEINPFNGEVIFEPIPAAAQGKYSVSIVPDSGNSGKVEKLYVVTSSGSVGNVIKVIKARIKIVNFARFAFFSDMEYPGGATHLGNNWKDRIWTTTADIFSGPVHSNDELSICGQPQFSKNLLTGRYEVSTSSDIFYFNCKQSRTDGGTGDPLNLPSGLYPKVDRINMFKDWNLARLKSVAQTKSGLVLVGDQNIVLYNTYLTHNGASWPIPSEASTSAALVFVTGNVTIKSNKNISGEVTKLQRYLTIVSSGSSAANGKMFVTGSINVDTNTLSSEGMLGLVASNDIIVNVPVSENQVAIQAIMMTYKSFWADGWDTKFKPPTNPTAGYVGIKGEIDILGGLIQGVRSCVGQAYASSYASDLKTGYKKNFVYDKRVLNRQPPYFPRYFEVKPFVWWEEPMKRI
- a CDS encoding prepilin-type N-terminal cleavage/methylation domain-containing protein — protein: MNKVYARESGFTLIELLITIVISSFIVFSIGMILIQTQLSWQKGRGTINQDADSRYCRLMIERELRKATSVYVGTPASAIRVWTIYGDTETIRQNGTNIELYSVATGSTLILLQDVVTLQFVLMPGSDCAQVNFTQRKVTDMSSGGAVSLNTSFVVQFRNKFT
- a CDS encoding prepilin-type N-terminal cleavage/methylation domain-containing protein, translating into MKKQGVVYTSKTTGGFSLIEVMVSVVILAISLLFGLSFFSFGHKDTAAGKHTTYALQLAKDHLEYMRSLDYTGIPVSSNTTHSSYGVTFSRQFSSRVKIGTENDEYRVLSVTVTWTANGSITKSVSLNTLKAKF